In one Coccinella septempunctata chromosome 6, icCocSept1.1, whole genome shotgun sequence genomic region, the following are encoded:
- the LOC123315902 gene encoding uncharacterized protein LOC123315902, with amino-acid sequence MPSIDKFKASNAESMVKRENAFAAASTLLNLAKGLTTDVQVANMCLTELTRVEKLFREADDLIVRLNSYRITASSPVAAPSSSSVELPIPRVELPCFSGKIEVWPGFIALFDALVHQNTSLAPVQKFHLLSSAAGAAASVISGFEMNSANYPLAYQALHSRYQNPRRLADFNVNQNLESRPASLSSLPQLKRFMTTHQNAIIAIKALPISDLADYLLLSMSLRNLDEASRQLFEGQLSSDDFPTLVQLIEFINRHLRVLESSTLTSARSSAPRRSSRPQSPAA; translated from the exons ATGCCGTCGATAGACAAATTTAAGGCCTCTAACGCCGAGTCGATGGTCAAGCGCGAGAATGCATTCGCCGCAGCTTCCACCCTGCTCAATTTAGCTAAGGGTTTGACCACTGACGTCCAGGTAGCTAACATGTGCCTGACTGAATTGACCAGGGTGGAAAAATTATTCAGGGAAGCTGATGACTTGATAGTCAGACTCAACTCTTA TCGCATAACTGCCTCTTCGCCTGTTGCCGCGCCTTCCTCATCGTCGGTTGAGCTTCCGATTCCTCGGGTTGAGTTGCCCTGCTTTTCCGGTAAAATCGAGGTATGGCCCGGATTTATTGCTCTCTTCGACGCTCTAGTGCACCAAAATACCTCTCTGGCGCCCGTTCAGAAATTCCATCTGCTGTCGTCGGCTGCCGGTGCGGCCGCATCCGTGATCTCCGGATTCGAGATGAATTCGGCCAACTATCCTCTGGCTTATCAGGCCCTTCACTCCCGCTACCAGAATCCCCGGCGTCTGGCAGATTTTAACGTGAACCAGAATTTAGAGTCTCGGCCGGCATCTCTGTCTTCTTTGCCACAATTAAAGCGGTTCATGACAACCCATCAGAACGCCATAATTGCCATCAAGGCGCTGCCAATATCAGATCTGGCAGACTATCTTCTGTTATCCATGTCATTACGTAACCTCGATGAAGCATCTCGCCAGTTGTTCGAGGGGCAGTTATCCTCTGATGATTTTCCCACTCTCGTTCAACTGATAGAATTCATCAATCGACATTTGCGAGTGTTGGAAAGTTCTACTCTCACCTCGGCCCGATCGTCTGCGCCCAGGAGATCGTCAAGACCCCAATCCCCAGCGGCCTAA